GCTTGCCATGGGAAAAACGAACCGCCCGGCGTCGCTTATGCGGCCGGGCGGCACGTACACCCTACATGTGGGCGATGATCCGGCGGCCGAACTCGGAGCACGACACCTTGGTGGCGCCCTCCATCAGCCGCTCGAAGTCATAAGTAACGGTCTTGGCGCTGATCGCGCCTTCCAGCCCCCTGATGATCAGGTCCGCCGCCTCGCCCCAACCCATGTAGCGGAGCATCATTTCGCCCGAGAGGATCACCGAGCCCGGGTTGACCTGGTCCTTGCCGGCGTACTTGGGCGCGGTGCCGTGCGTCGCCTCGAAGATGGCGTGACCGGTAACGTAGTTGATGTTCGCCCCGGGCGCGATCCCGATGCCGCCCACCTGCGCCGCGAGCGCGTCGGATACGTAGTCGCCGTTCAGGTTGAGCGTAGCGATCACGTCGTAGTCCCGGCCGCGCGTCAGGATCTGCTGCAGGAAGGCGTCGGCGATCGAGTCCTTGATGATGATGCGCCCGTTGCCCTCGGCCGTTTTCTGCGCCGCGTTGGCCGCATCCTCGCCCTGCGCGTCCTTGATGCGGTCGTACTCGGCCCAGGTAAAGACGCGGTCACCGAACTCGCGCTCGGCCAGCTCGTAGCCCCACGTCTTGAAGGCGCCCTCGGTGAACTTCATGATGTTCCCCTTGTGCACCAGCGTCACCGAGCGGCGCCCGTTCGCCAGAGCGTACTCGATGGCCGCGCGCACCAGGCGCTCCGTCCCCTCGCGCGACACGGGCTTGATGCCGAAGCCGCTGGTCTCGGGGAAGCGAACCTTCTTGAAGCGGGCGCCGAAGTTCTCGGCCAGGAGCTGGCTGAAGCGGGCCGCGTCGTCGGTGCCTTCCTCGAACTCGATGCCGGCGTAGATGTCCTCGGTGTTCTCGCGGTAGATCACCATGTCCACGTCGCCCGGGCGCTTGACGGGCGAGGGGACCCCCTCGAACCAGCGCACCGGCCGCACGCAGGCGTACAGGTCCAGCACCTGGCGCAGCGCCACGTTCAGCGAGCGGATGCCGCCGCCGACGGGCGTGGTGAGCGGCCCCTTGATCCCCACCAGGTAGCCGCGGAAGGCGTCCAGCGTGGCGTCGGGGAGCCAGCTCCCGGTCTGGTTGAAGGACTTCTCGCCGGCGAGCACCTCCATCCAATGGATGCGCCGCTTGCCGCCGTACGCCCGCTCCACGGCGGCGTCGAAGACCGGCTGCGATGCCGCCCAGATGTCGGGCCCGGTGCCGTCGCCCTCGATGAAGGGAAGGATGGGCTGGTCGGGGACCTGGAGCGCGCCGTCGCGGATCTCGATGCGCTCGCCGCCCGCGGGGGGAGTGGGCTGCCAGTCGGACATGGGGTTAGGCTCGTGGAAAGGTTTGAAGGACGGAAGTGCTGAGTGCTAAGTGCCTAGTGCCTAGTGCCTAGTGCCTAGTGCTCAGTAGCAGGTGCCCGGTCCGCACGCGGAGCCACTGAGCACTTGGCACTGAGCACTTGGCACTGCTGTTAAAAGAGGCGCGGCGGGCACTCCGCCGCGCCCCCGAAGGCGGTGGTCCGCCGTTGTCGCTACCGCTCCGCGATGGGCTTGACCTTGAGGTCGCGCGGGCCCACGTACTCCGCCTCCGGGCGGATCAGGCGGTTGTTGGCGTACTGCTCGAAGAGGTGCGCCGTCCACCCCGGCGTCCGCGCCATGGCGAACACGGCGG
Above is a window of Longimicrobium sp. DNA encoding:
- the icd gene encoding NADP-dependent isocitrate dehydrogenase, which gives rise to MSDWQPTPPAGGERIEIRDGALQVPDQPILPFIEGDGTGPDIWAASQPVFDAAVERAYGGKRRIHWMEVLAGEKSFNQTGSWLPDATLDAFRGYLVGIKGPLTTPVGGGIRSLNVALRQVLDLYACVRPVRWFEGVPSPVKRPGDVDMVIYRENTEDIYAGIEFEEGTDDAARFSQLLAENFGARFKKVRFPETSGFGIKPVSREGTERLVRAAIEYALANGRRSVTLVHKGNIMKFTEGAFKTWGYELAEREFGDRVFTWAEYDRIKDAQGEDAANAAQKTAEGNGRIIIKDSIADAFLQQILTRGRDYDVIATLNLNGDYVSDALAAQVGGIGIAPGANINYVTGHAIFEATHGTAPKYAGKDQVNPGSVILSGEMMLRYMGWGEAADLIIRGLEGAISAKTVTYDFERLMEGATKVSCSEFGRRIIAHM